A window of Eucalyptus grandis isolate ANBG69807.140 chromosome 4, ASM1654582v1, whole genome shotgun sequence genomic DNA:
TTTGACATTGCCAAAGCAAGCAGCATAATGAAGAGGAGTCCACCCGATGTCGTCAACTTCTCTCGATCACTTCTGGTCTTTTCTCTAGGATTTTCTCCCAACCTTTGCAAAAGCAATACGAATATTTCATGATTTAGACTGTTTTAGCATTTTGTCATAGATATATAACATTGTATTTCATCCTATTTAACTTTCCCATTTTTCTCTGTAATAGGAGGAATATGTCATGGTTATTCTGAAATTTCTCTAGCGATCTTGTGTAACACATGTAGAACCTAACAACCTTCAATAAAGCATAATGTAGGAACTtgtaaaatttttcattttgattagtGAATTCgtcaaaaattcataaatttgatTGAGAAGAAGCTTCTTTTCTATTCAGCAAGGCATCTGCTCTGTCAAGACTAGAATAAAAGACTAAGGTTTTTTACTCTGATGCCAATCATTTTACAGGAATATCGTGCCCAactcaattttataaaaaattaaattaacggCACCTTTTACGTTTTCCAATTGTAAAGTTATTGCACCCCTGTTTTTTCAAGTCATCATAATTTTCTCCTGGGCGTTAAAAATTTTtccattgatttttttggaaatataatgCAATGCGCCCTATCATCAATTGTacaatgaaggaaaagaaagaaaaagacggAAAAGAAGAatacccccaaaaaaagaaaaaaaaaagaggcgaactggatgagagagaaaagggaagatgtTGGGGtatgatggtgatggtggttgATGATGGTGCCTGGGGAACAAGATGCAGAAAAATTCTGTCTTAATAacaaagagttttttttttcccaatgggTTGAACACGTAATCCCAAATGGCAAATGCAGTTTGTTCCATGGGAAATTCTGTCTTATGATACTACTGCGTGCAAACtctaatcttcttcttttggacaGCAAACTAAGAGAAGACGAACGAGTTGGAACTTATTTAATTGTcaatgaacaaaacaataaagagaaTGTAAAGGGAATAACAACtcgaatattttcaaaatataattctCACGCATAAGTGGTCAAGAGGCACGTCCGTGGGAAAAGCATGACCTTTCACCATTATGAAagtaataacaaataaataatggcTGTGGTTTTTCcactctttttccttccttttctttcctggTGGGTATTATCACAATCTTTTATTTCCTGGGCTGTCAAATGTTCTGCCCCTCCAGAAAAATGGAGTACAAAGGGACGCTAAAGGCGTGGAAagatatgaaaaaggaaagtggaATCCtcgaggaaagaaaagaaagaaagaagaaaagggaaccGTATTTAaccatatataaaataaataaataagagattAATGCGTGGTCAAAATATTGTGATAAGGAGTGTATAAAccaaaagaatggaaaaaagtGTGGCCCAtcagtaaattttttttattattatatttataggATACTCCTGTAGATGAGGGCCATCACTAGTACCTCCAGCAATCTCACTAAGGAGAAGCCTTGCATTAGAGAGAGAACATCGGTTGAAATTTATGATTCACTAGGTTTATGATCTTGTGATACTTACTTGATAGTGAGTAGTGCACTGCGGCATGCAGAGCTGTCAATCCCTTAGGGCCTCTATGAAAGCATGGCGACGAGGAAGCATGTAAAATTGGCTCAATAATATCCGAAAGTCTTTGATGTGCTGCGAGATAAAGTGGGTGCTCACCAACAGCATTACCAATATCACATAGTTGAGGATCTTCTTCAATCAGCAACTTCACAACCGACTCGTGACCTCCTCTTAGTGCATAGTGTAGTGAGGTATCCTTGTTATTATTTGGTCTCCTAAGTAGCTCTTTGCATGCATCAAGTTGATCTAGTGATTTTGCCAAATCTGTGAAGACTCGAACTGCATGGTCATTTCCCACTTTAGCAGCAACATGTAAAGGAGTGTCCTTTGTAGTTACCTTGCCATAGAAGGGACGATCCTGATTGATGTCGTAGAATATCTCGAATGAAATCTACCTGCTTGCCTTGAGCCGCAACGTGAAGAATGTTATTCCCCTTTGGCGTTGTTTGGTGGAAAAGATCCTCTCCATTTTCCGAAATTGTTGTCATCAGGGAACGATAGTCTCTTGACTTTGCTGCTTTATATACTTTAGGATGCATACTCAGTCTCTCTTTCATTCTTGGGACACGTAGTAGTGGCAAGTGAACGTATCAATATAAGTAATAAGTTCAAATAGAAGGAATTTCTTTGAGTTTTCTAAGAGGAGTGATGTCAAATGAGGAGATGTTGAAGAGGAAATATGAGCTTCCCAGGAGTACTAGAAATGAGATATTTATACGCATATGGTGGTTCTTCAATTGTTCCtattaaatcaaaataagtTTATCAGGTTTAGAAAATAGTTTCCAAAAAGTCTAATTAGTATACGTTTTGGACTTCCTATTTTACACACACAATGACAAGTGGGGCAACTCTTGTTTGAAGGAAGGAGGACAAGTACAAACGAAAAGtaataatgataaataaattatataagcATGAAATCGAGTTAACAGGACTACTTTCCACTTTTCATTAAAATCAGGACCATCATACAtacataattcaaaaaaattcttctaGAAGAATCGAATCTGATTGAACTTATTTATTAAAGTAATGGCATTCGTGGGCCCACTTGTAGCtgtagtctttttctttttttactatttttgacCGACAAGCCCTTTGTTCTTTTCAGTCTTCATGGTCATTGTTCTTCGTGAGTCATATGCATTCTCACCATGCTACATGATGGAAGATTTACATATGTAAACTTTTACGGTGCACGAACATAGGTAAAAATTAGTTGATGCCCAATTTGAGGATCAACTCTGCTTCTATGATCCATTGGCAAAACTTGGATCGCataaacgtttttttttttctattataatGTTTGCATAATATACCATAACGGATAGAAAtctaaaaaagtttataatagTTCAATGCCTGTCTATCATATTTACTATGTGGAAGAGAGACGTgacaaaagctaaaaaaaaaaaaaattaaaaagagagagagagagagggcaaggCTAAAGGTGTTTTGCATTGTTGGTTGGggctaaaaaaaaatgcttttgaaagcttaaaaaatgaaagttagAGTGGCCATCACTTACCTAAAAACATGGGCTTTAGATGTTGCAATGGTCAGCTCTTCATAATTATCTTGTGCCCTTCTATGTTGTACTCCAGTAATTCTTCGGTAACATAACCAACATACTGTATTAATTGAGTGTATTGACAACACAGTTAGCTCTATAAGTGGCGAATGGATAAAAGATAATGTTGTAATCTATGTATTCTTATTGCTGTCTTTGTCTTGTTGCCGGTTACCTAGGGTCTGCATGGTAACCTTCCCCAGCCCAAGAATTTCTATTATTCTCttcccgaacaaaaaaagaatagaaactttGTTTGATAATGGCAACTTagtttttgttccggggaacaaaaagttagcccggaatggttttggaatagaaatgagaagtaaaaaagttgcttcttgttcctgggaacaagtttaagaaataagtgaattttttttttcttttattcttctcttgctaacGGCCATTGACCGCTGttgaccgccgccgccgccgccccgccgcgcAGCCGGCGGCCGCCGTCGAccgtcgccgccggtcgccgccgtcGGTCGCCGAGGCCAACCGACCACCATTGCCGTCGCCACCGGTCGCCACGCCGGGAGGCCGGCcgaccgcccgccgccgccggtcgccggaggccgtaCCGCCCGACGACGCCGCTACCGCGACGTTGCCGCCGGTtgaccgccgccgccgactACCGCCGTCAATCGCCGCCGCCACGCCCGCCGGCCGTCGTCGACCGCCGGACGCCGGCCGGAGGCCGACCGATcgcgccaccgccaccgccgccgtcgcccgtAGACCGACGACCGTCCACCGCCGGTCGCCGAAGGCCGACCGaccaccgccgccgtcgccaccgatCGTCGCCGCCGGCTGGAGGCCGACCGTCGTCCCCACCGCCGCCGGCCGACCGTTCTTTGCCGCGCCCTGGTTCGGAGGCCGACCGACCGCCGccgaggccgccgccgccgatcgccgccggacgccgccgccgcacgcatttctattctttttctatttctagagtaaagttaccaaacgggtttttttacagagaaattgttcccaagaatagaaatagaaaagaactatttctgaaaaaaaattgttccccagccaagaaatgttctcatgcgCACCCCTAGTTTCTCATGTTCATGGTTAGAGTTATCTA
This region includes:
- the LOC104442898 gene encoding ankyrin repeat-containing protein NPR4, with product MERIFSTKQRQRGITFFTLRLKDRPFYGKVTTKDTPLHVAAKVGNDHAVRVFTDLAKSLDQLDACKELLRRPNNNKDTSLHYALRGGHESVVKLLIEEDPQLCDIGNAVGEHPLYLAAHQRLSDIIEPILHASSSPCFHRGPKGLTALHAAVHYSLSIRRLLQHDTSVVYDLDKEGESALHIAAFRGHVNIIKELLTSCPDAYDMINNKERTALHSAVIGGRAKVVKHILRTPNLEDVIDQQDTNGNTALHLAMLHKEYLIIVPTLARDKRVNCFATNKDHKTALDIFASTL